In Sphaeramia orbicularis unplaced genomic scaffold, fSphaOr1.1, whole genome shotgun sequence, the following proteins share a genomic window:
- the LOC115415920 gene encoding polypyrimidine tract-binding protein 1-like → MDGVYHHLTVGTKRGPDQLFCSVSNGPYIMNTTANGNDSKKFKGDMRGLGASSRVLHIRRLPSDITETEVIGLGLPFGDVTNLLMLKAKNQAFLEMSTEEAAQNMVGYYSTVLPIIRNQPIHVQFSNHKELKTDNSPNQERAQAALRALSSSHVDSVVSAPSTVLRVVVENLVCPVTMDTLCQVFSKFGTVLRIIVFTKNSQFQALLQYSDGQSAQAAKVLLDGQNLYNGCCTLRISFSKLTTLDIKYNNERSRDFTRPDLPSGESMPPMEHPAMAAAFSKPRPLCLHLSTEPRSDQ, encoded by the exons AGAGGACCTGACCAGCTTTTCTGCAGTGTCTCCAACGGCCCGTATATCATGAACACCACAG CCAATGGCAACGACAGTAAAAAGTTCAAAGGTGACATGAGAGGCCTGGGGGCGTCATCCAGAGTCCTGCACATCCGCAGACTGCCCAGTGACATCACCGAGACAGAGGTGATCGGCCTGGGTCTGCCCTTTGGAGACGTCACCAACCTGCTGATGTTAAAGGCCAAGAACCAG GCGTTCTTGGAGATGAGTACAGAAGAAGCTGCTCAGAACATGGTGGGTTATTACTCCACAGTCCTGCCCATCATCAGGAACCAGCCAATCCACGTCCAATTCTCCAACCACAAGGAACTGAAGACCGACAACTCCCCCAACCAGGAG AGGGCTCAGGCGGCTCTTCGGGCTCTGTCCTCGTCACATGTGGACTCGGTGGTCTCTGCTCCCAGTACGGTGCTTAGGGTGGTGGTGGAGAACCTGGTGTGCCCCGTTACCATGGACACCCTCTGCCAG gtcttCTCTAAGTTCGGGACGGTTCTTCGTATCATCGTCTTCACTAAGAACAGTCAATTTCAGGCTCTGCTTCAGTACTCTGACGGACAGTCAGCCCAGGCTGCTAAAGTG TTATTGGACGGACAGAACCTATACAACGGCTGCTGCACTCTGAGGATCAGCTTCTCCAAACTCACCACCCTGGACATCAAGTACAACAACGAGCGCAGCCGCGACTTCACCCGCCCCGACCTGCCCAGTGGAGAGAGCATGCCCCCCATGGAGCACCCCGCCATGGCTGCCGCCTTCAGTAAGCCCCGCCCCCTATGCCTACACTTATCCACTGAGCCCAGGTCAGACCAATGA